The region GCGATGTGATTGCCGGGGAATTCGCCGAATTTGCCCACGCGGACATCCCCATCGATAGCACTCAGCCGATCTTTTACAACCTGCCGCCAAAAAAGCTCATGTTGATGCAGCTCATCACCTTCGGGCTATTTCAGTTTTACTGGTTCTACAAGCAATGGAACTATTTGGCGTCCCACTCCAAAACCCGCACGGGATCATATTTCCGCGCTCTGACCCGCTATGTCTTCTTTGCCTATGAGATATTTCACCAGATCAGTATCCACCGCGAGATGATGAAAGTGAAACGCGCACCCTGGAATCCGATGCACCTTACGCTGCTGTGGTATATGGTCATTCCTGGACTGATGATCAATCCTTTTGGCAGAATCCCGTTCATTTCCGCCACCATGAATTTCCTGCTCGTGTTCATGCTCACCTCATGGGTGCTCATACCAGTGCAGCGCTATATCAACGACGTCAACGAGATCCTCAAACGACCCGTTTCCAAACCGAGCTTTGGCTTCTATTTTACTGCCGTGGTTTCCATTGGATTTATCCTGGGTTATCTGCGGCTGCTGATCAAAACCTACTTTGTATGATGGTATAAAATGAATAACTTCAAGCTGAAAGCCGACACTGTTTTCGTTCCTGCCATAAACGGAGAGTGCGTGATTCGATTGGCGGAGCCAGGGGATCGCAAGGACCTGATCTCCATTTCCCGAACGATCTGGGAGGGGCATGATTACCTGCCGCAGATCATGGACAAGTGGATTTCCGAGCCATATTTTATCGTTTGTGAGTTTCGCGGCAGAGTGATCGCCTGTTTGAAACTGAGTTTATTACCGGATAATGTGCTGTGGTTTGAGGGTTTGCGCGTGCACGGGCGTTTTCAAGGCAAGGGCATCGCCACTCTGATGAACCGTTTTGCGATGGGCATCGCAGTTGAATTGAAAAAGCTGAATCCCCCTCTGAGCTTCGAATTCTGCACCTATTACAAAAACGCCGAGAGCCTGCATCTCACCCAAAAAGTGGGCTTCGAAGTAGTTCAAAACTGTTATCAACTCGACAAACGCGGCGTGCGGGACACGAAAAAACCGAAGATATTGAAAGACTATGACATGAGCATCTTTTCCGCCCTGGGGGATTTCATCCCTCTCGGGTGGCAGGCTCTGCACAATGCTCCCGCTTCATTGGCTTTCATCAGGAAACACGCAGTCGTATTTCAAACTCCCCAAAGCATTTATCTCCTTGGCGGAGTTATCGATAAACACATCACTTTTTTGACCCCACCACCAGCCGACCTAAAACCTGAATTGGCATT is a window of Candidatus Cloacimonadaceae bacterium DNA encoding:
- a CDS encoding DUF4339 domain-containing protein, translating into MSKWFYSRNGKDLGPVSDARLVNAVFIGELDIDSSVLSAKTGLWLKIRDIPEIMEIIHKPLPKPIFSDVIAGEFAEFAHADIPIDSTQPIFYNLPPKKLMLMQLITFGLFQFYWFYKQWNYLASHSKTRTGSYFRALTRYVFFAYEIFHQISIHREMMKVKRAPWNPMHLTLLWYMVIPGLMINPFGRIPFISATMNFLLVFMLTSWVLIPVQRYINDVNEILKRPVSKPSFGFYFTAVVSIGFILGYLRLLIKTYFV
- a CDS encoding GNAT family N-acetyltransferase; the protein is MNNFKLKADTVFVPAINGECVIRLAEPGDRKDLISISRTIWEGHDYLPQIMDKWISEPYFIVCEFRGRVIACLKLSLLPDNVLWFEGLRVHGRFQGKGIATLMNRFAMGIAVELKKLNPPLSFEFCTYYKNAESLHLTQKVGFEVVQNCYQLDKRGVRDTKKPKILKDYDMSIFSALGDFIPLGWQALHNAPASLAFIRKHAVVFQTPQSIYLLGGVIDKHITFLTPPPADLKPELAFYQHFHGSRRKYGIVLSPRFVSSLPLLSKHGFNFWDEEKEPVANMYVLKMAEDRISALDQ